One Desulfatirhabdium butyrativorans DSM 18734 genomic window, CCTTACGATATCGGGCGGCTGTCCTGTGTTCCGCAGGATTTCACGCTGTATCGAAAAATTGCCCGCCCGAAGGCGGCGCGCTGCTCCGAATAGGGGTTTTCCGTTCAGACACTATATAAAAACCGGTCTATCTGAGAAACCGTCACAAACGGACATCTTCCGCCGAACTGTATACCCGGATACCCAGCTTTTCGGCCACCGGAAGCGCATTCGGCGCCACCATCGGAGAAATCACGATCATCTCGGATGCTTTGCGCTGATGACGTTTTTCGTAGAAACGGACTTTCCGCTCGAAAACATACATATCGGGCTTGCTCATCGAGGATTTGATTTCGACAAGGATCAACAGCCCATTCTTGATGATGATGTCCAGTTCGATCTGGTCGGGTCGACCAAACACCTCTCCCTCATCATCGTATTCGGTAACATTGAGAACTTCCACGCCGGCAAATTTTTCCAGAATACCCTTGAGCGCATTGCGGAAAGCCTGTTCGCTGTGCAGGCCCCATCGAGCGCCCAAGGCTCCGATCGTGCTGTCATGTTTCCTGGCCAATGCCTGGATTTCCGCCAGCATCGCCTCGATGACCTTCTGATTGGTCTCCCATTTGATACGTTGTTCCTCGCGGTCTCGTCGCAGCTCATCCAGAATACGATCGAAGCGATCCTCCGTTTGCGCCTTGTCGGCGAAATGCCTCCGGGAAAGCTGCAGGATGTAGCGCTCGATTTCCGGATCTTTCTCAACAATGGCCGGAAGCTCCTGCAGAATGATTTCCTTGATCTGCTGCGGCGTCAACATGGCATCCTCCAATGTCTATCCAGTCCCTTCCCACGTTTGTACAGGACATACCCC contains:
- a CDS encoding PD-(D/E)XK nuclease family protein produces the protein MLTPQQIKEIILQELPAIVEKDPEIERYILQLSRRHFADKAQTEDRFDRILDELRRDREEQRIKWETNQKVIEAMLAEIQALARKHDSTIGALGARWGLHSEQAFRNALKGILEKFAGVEVLNVTEYDDEGEVFGRPDQIELDIIIKNGLLILVEIKSSMSKPDMYVFERKVRFYEKRHQRKASEMIVISPMVAPNALPVAEKLGIRVYSSAEDVRL